One Cucurbita pepo subsp. pepo cultivar mu-cu-16 chromosome LG11, ASM280686v2, whole genome shotgun sequence DNA window includes the following coding sequences:
- the LOC111806115 gene encoding uncharacterized protein LOC111806115, with the protein MNCFSQFSTYTRAIFRATNLAFAASTSIHGCRFNPYWTSSFHSVTLKPTPLDSLCSRFRLRCYSSRKLRKGASPSPNLDSKPPMEPDMGDFFVVRKGDVVGVYKSFTDCQAQIGSSICDLPVSVYKGHSLPKDTGEYLASVGLKNALYTIKAADMRPDLFSSLVPCTFHDEATSLKGEASGQDAIKKRSRETIVSENIGSTVLTPTSKDPLRKHVKLEDSVVSQAPSNHESCFLEFDGASKGNPGQAGAGAVLRAHDGSVICRLREGLGIATNNVAEYRAILLGLKYALEKGFTRIHVQGDSKLVCMQVQGLWKVKNENIAELCNEVMKLKDKFLSFEISHVLRNLNSEADAEANLAVTLPDGEAQEFEE; encoded by the exons ATGAACTGCTTCTCCCAATTCTCTACCTACACTCGCGCCATTTTCAGAGCCACCAATCTTGCTTTTGCAGCTTCCACCTCCATTCATGGCTGCCGCTTTAATCCCTACTGGACCTCGAGCTTTCACAGCGTCACTCTTAAACCTACTCCTTTAGACTCCTTGTGTTCCAGATTTCGTCTACGTTGCTACTCCTCTCGAAAACTCCGCAAGGGCGCTTCTCCTTCTCCCAACTTAGATTCTAAACCTCCCATGGAACCAGACATGGGCGACTTCTTTGTCGTTCGGAAGGGGGACGTTGTTGGAGTCTATAAAAGTTTTACTGACTGTCAGGCGCAAATTGGATCTTCg ATATGCGATCTTCCTGTTAGCGTGTATAAGGGACACTCATTGCCGAAAGACACTGGGGAATATCTTGCTTCCGTCGGGCTTAAGAATGCTCTGTACACTATTAAAGCTGCAGATATGAGACCTGATCTTTTCAGTTCGCTCGTTCCTTGCACTTTTCAT GATGAAGCTACTTCTCTTAAAGGTGAGGCTTCTGGCCAGGATGCCATAAAGAAGAGATCAAGAGAGACCATTGTATCAGAAAATATT GGGTCAACTGTTTTAACTCCTACTTCAAAAGATCCCTTGAGGAAACATGTCAAGTTGGAAGATTCCGTTGTGTCCCAAGCACCCTCTAACCAT GAATCTTGCTTTCTAGAATTCGATGGTGCCTCAAAGGGAAACCCTGGGCAAGCTGGTGCAGGAGCTGTTCTACGAGCTCATGATGGGAGTGTG ATATGTAGACTGCGTGAAGGCCTAGGTATAGCAACCAATAATGTTGCTGAATATCGAGCAATTCTTTTAGGGTTGAAGTATGCACTTGAGAAAGGGTTTACTAGGATCCATGTCCAAGGCGACTCCAAACTTGTCTGTATGCAG GTTCAAGGATTATGGAAGgtaaaaaatgagaatatcGCTGAGTTATGTAATGAAGTTATGAAGCTGAAGGATAAATTTCTCTCCTTCGAGATCAGTCATGTACTAAGG AATCTAAACTCTGAAGCCGATGCTGAAGCAAACTTGGCTGTCACTCTACCTG ACGGCGAAGCCCAAGAGTTTGAAGAATAA